The DNA window AAAAATTCGATTATtggttttcgctacaattaggaCACTTGAACCATTCTGTAgttgctatatttcaccctaaggaggaaaatttggtaaaaaccaaaatttctcactagggttcactgtgtctcatcggcataaacagaacttctgctcgaacgggacatcacgtttgatcagtcgttcgattgaaacacatagtgtgttttagttttaagggatttgcgtcaagccggcgctaatctattccgacaataagttagtgtcggtttctgatgaggcgaagccgaaacgcaacatagtatgacatTCTGTAGTTTCCTTCACCGGACAAGCGTCCTTCGTATGGGgattatcaccacagatcatacatttggaattgAAATGACTATTTTTTGTGCCGGGGCGCAAAGCTCTGGCATCTTCGACACtaggtcagattttgaattctaccCCAATGTCATCTGTATACTCGTACGTGAAACAGAAAACGTGCGTTTCCTTTCAAGTTAATACggttattaaaatgaaaaaaagcttTTGGGTAATTCCAAAGCGTTGTGGCGAGTTGGAGCAGTTAgcttttctcttcataagaataacttgcgAAGGAGAAAAACCAAGTAAATtgttcaattcgttggatattacGTCCAAACTTTGTCCCTGCGGTAACCCTTTCAATGAATAATTATGAATATGAACTTTATATATATTCTCCGTAAGATACAGAAGTCGTTAGTGGCCAATCATGTCATCTGCTGTAACTCCATCTTCTCCTCTTCGGCTTAttttcacgtccggaaggaacgtcgaaaattcagttcgaaaggctctgaagtcggagatcatcatcATCACTGTTATCGGCGGAGGAGATTGgtgtttcttctcattggcattacgcACAATGCGAGAAATATTACATATTTCTTctgcttcacattcggataaaataTTGAGAGTTGCTACAGCAATTGGATTCTCGGGTGGAGAGATTAccctttattgttttttttttttaatttggcatACAGCccttctgggaggacccagacatgttggaagaattgaaTATGCTGAATTATTTTTGAACGACGTTTTAATCTTAAGACGTTTAGGTGAtgatatccaacggggaaaacagatctaaatggtgagttaagcgaAAATAATTCTGCGAAAAAATCTTCCAGAGACAGGAtacgaacctgcaacccttgggactccggcccaatgtacaaacccttatgctatcctaTCCCCGAATGACAATGAtgtcccagaaagaacacaaAACTATCgtattggcgacagtgatcgtaccctgtCTGGGCCTTGGTATCTATCGGGGAAATTAATCAGCTCAAATGTGGCAGCTGCGGTTTTGTGTGCGATTTCGCTTTAGAGGtagggtacgatcactgtcgccaatgcgataatcatgtatTCTTTCTGGGACATCGTCATATCCCAGGGTAGAGAATAAGGGTTTGTTTATTGGGCCGAAGTCCCAGTGGCTGCAGATTCGAATCCTGCCGCTGGGGGATTTTtttacataattgctttcgatctgttttcccagTTGGATAGCacaaaaagtcttaaataaggtattggctcTTACgttaaaaaacatgatttttttgttttagttttgaaTAAGACTTATCAAGCAAAAAATTAAGGTTTCAAGATTTGGGACTGGATCGAACGAAGGCTCAAGcctgatactttttttgctatctATTTATTACTAAAACATGTTAAACGATTACAAATCAACTTTTCTTTCAGCAATCTTTTTGGTCGtttctcagcacccttctttgTGTTTATACCGTCAATGTTGGGAGCCTGCACGTGTATGTGGCTTCCGCGATCAATTGTCCGTACCCAGGGAATTGGACTCTTCAATATGGTatatttaagaattttttttccttcaataATATCTTAATTTGATATATTTATTTCCCTCAGTACATCGAATTCCTCATCAAGCGATCACGCAGCAGCACGATAGCAGCTATGCGGAACTCAAGACTAGCGGGAACGTTATTGTTCTGTATACTCAGCGCCGCAATGATGCCAACCCAACAGTACCTTCAGGTCAACCGGTTCTGGTTCGCAACTATCCACAAAGACGTTGAGCAAGACCTCAATAACAATAGCATGGAAGCCGAAAAAGGACAGTGCAAACATCACCCAGGTCGAAGTTGCTTGCAACACATCTTCGGACAGGTCAAACGATCCTTCTATTTCGGACTGACGATTTGCTTGCTCAAAAATGTTTTACCACGTATAACGTTAGCCATCAAACAGCCAATCAGTTTTCTCAGGATAATCATGTCACGGTTCGATTACGGCTTAATCGGCTTTTTCACCTGCTACAAAGCACTCTTCGAAGTGATCAATTGCTTCCTAACAGAGAACTGTCAATTTAATCCATTGACTCGATCTATGATCACCGGTTTCATCAGTGGGGCGTCTTACTGtctttatccaaactatctccTTTTCACTTATCCCATCACGGAACTGATCGAGTTGTACTGGATGATCTACATGAAATCCAGCCTGCCGAAACCAAAGGTGGCCATGCTATTGGATCGACTACCAACCGTCATGCTGATGTATGCCTTCAGCATTGGAATGATGTATCACCTGAGAGTAGTCTATCCGTACTACACCAACCGCTACTGTCACAAGCTGATGGACATTGGAACAAGTGGACGGTCGGAAGTGTTGGCTAGGGGTTATGCTGAAATTATGATGGGATACCGGGATTAggttaaaaatcgtttttttttatttattgtcaattttgtaaattgtcgaaattatgtaaataaattgaataatgaCGATTTAAACATTGAATCTGGCAGCCCCATCCAGTCGAATCACTTCCCCGTTAAGCAGCGGATTCTCTACAATCGCTTCCACGAACCGGGCGAATTCGGCAGGACGACCAGCACGCTTTGGAAACGGGATCGTACTGATGAGAAACTGACACACCTTATCCGGTAGATAGCCGGTCATTTGA is part of the Topomyia yanbarensis strain Yona2022 chromosome 1, ASM3024719v1, whole genome shotgun sequence genome and encodes:
- the LOC131691672 gene encoding uncharacterized protein LOC131691672, translated to MGTLSKYFYEATRNKTCRDMLHPGCTCFEAGKIYIWQGLIGAMRHYLPGAVTALLFRMKHWDDTEVWRSFLTQYVRCIIAGLPMTAGSFHFFCGFYNLFGRFSAPFFVFIPSMLGACTCMWLPRSIVRTQGIGLFNMYIEFLIKRSRSSTIAAMRNSRLAGTLLFCILSAAMMPTQQYLQVNRFWFATIHKDVEQDLNNNSMEAEKGQCKHHPGRSCLQHIFGQVKRSFYFGLTICLLKNVLPRITLAIKQPISFLRIIMSRFDYGLIGFFTCYKALFEVINCFLTENCQFNPLTRSMITGFISGASYCLYPNYLLFTYPITELIELYWMIYMKSSLPKPKVAMLLDRLPTVMLMYAFSIGMMYHLRVVYPYYTNRYCHKLMDIGTSGRSEVLARGYAEIMMGYRD